One Phoenix dactylifera cultivar Barhee BC4 chromosome 8, palm_55x_up_171113_PBpolish2nd_filt_p, whole genome shotgun sequence genomic window carries:
- the LOC103709792 gene encoding F-box/LRR-repeat protein At3g48880-like: MKCSFTNSGATESGGRWNCMQRDIAASIFQHLNIMELLLLVPLVCRSWRAASLDPLCWSTLDMRLIADLKDYWEFSDPNINGRVHMRVFKAAVDRCGAAVRCFIFSIFVPPTDEELEYISQRCRNLKQLVLPNCELLSADGFCNALSNWSELEDLAMHPKDTYLCGWPPNRSLPPLYFSRIMEGIGMHCKRLIKLRLLSCISLSNASEITKHIPWLKILDLSFAPISEAGFALILEGCKQLIHLNIAHFRSDTEYRGSGWCPAAGEFNPELITRAAHGLKEFIRCHPDECDTCQSMFPDLHLLDVRYFWLLEGHPVSLAKAAFMDFYPIDIGWSYLNARFIPKYISTTLICNRRKIFWHRGRVRRVYEKTYGQSLIL; encoded by the exons ATGAAGTGCTCCTTCACGAATAGCGGAGCAACGGAGAGTGGAGGGAGATGGAACTGCATGCAAAGAGACATAGCTGCGAGTATTTTCCAGCATCTGAACATCATGGAGTTGCTGCTGCTGGTCCCTCTGGTGTGCCGATCATGGCGTGCCGCATCCCTCGACCCCCTCTGCTGGTCCACCCTCGACATGAGGCTCATCGCCGATTTAAAGGACTACTGGGAGTTTTCCGATCCCAACATTAATGGACGAGTACATATGCGAGTGTTCAAAGCGGCCGTCGACCGCTGTGGAGCAGCAGTCAGATGCTTCATCTTCTCCATATTTGTCCCGCCGACCGATGAGGAGTTGGAGTATATCTCTCAGAG ATGTCGCAACCTCAAGCAGCTtgtcttgcccaactgtgagcTCCTCTCAGCTGACGGCTTCTGCAATGCCTTGAGCAATTGGAGTGAGCTCGAGGATTTAGCTATGCACCCCAAAGACACATATCTATGCGGTTGGCCTCCGAATAGATCCCTCCCTCCGTTGTATTTCTCGAGGATTATGGAGGGCATCGGCATGCACTGCAAACGACTGATCAAGCTCAGACTTTTGAGTTGTATCAGTCTCTCCAACGCATCAGAAATAACAAAACACATCCCTTGGCTCAAGATTCTGGATCTCTCATTTGCGCCAATATCGGAGGCAGGCTTTGCACTTATTTTAGAGGGCTGCAAGCAATTGATTCACCTAAATATCGCTCACTTCCGCAGTGATACTGAATATCGAGGCAGCGGTTGGTGTCCAGCTGCCGGTGAATTCAATCCGGAGCTCATCACCAGAGCAGCTCATGGCCTCAAGGAATTCATCCGGTGCCACCCAGATGAATGTGACACGTGCCAATCTATGTTCCCTGATCTGCACCTATTAGATGTCAGATATTTTTGGCTATTAGAAGGGCATCCAGTTTCGTTGGCAAAGGCCGCCTTTATGGATTTTTATCCAATCGATATTGGTTGGAGCTATCTGAATGCTCGGTTCATCCCCAAATATATATCGACCACTTTAATATGCAACCGAAGAAAAATTTTCTGGCATCGCGGAAGGGTGCGGCGGGTCTATGAAAAAACCTATGGACAGAGCTTGATTCTGTAA
- the LOC103709791 gene encoding probable serine/threonine-protein kinase PBL17: MTWFIHSALIGMLAGSGNSNESFVVADRVGHPTPGPLFNEGDQENNLLDKRTLSRVLRIPVCRSWCGQADKGKGRAGSSTGMLADPKKQKAGETSEQPDPVLVFTEPEIIHILDQAGNVVIGSGRSGRVWAGLIPDGFRGGLSAQQVAVKEYSFRELKTFHLWEIEREHLMKLNHPNIVRLIGYFHDKPHDGQEKKALVLEHVPGGNLKERIFGTEERPEVVPIEWDKRVDILHDVAKAMTYLHEKNLIYRDLKAVNIVLDPEMNAKLVDFGATIDGPRPPNTFIQAPETMGTPGYTDPSYRKKGRASIGIDTYSFGVLMLVVLLGRKPISRKGKDLAVKINGKKYKSRALDFLLSKKLRPSPYQPKELQSLIALARRCLRKASKRPSDNEILKEFQDIQALRPARHR; this comes from the exons ATGACTTGGTTCATCCATAGTGCTTTAATTGGAATGCTAGCTGGATCTGGCAATTCCAACGAATCGTTCGTGGTAGCGGATCGTGTTGGTCATCCAACACCTGGCCCACTTTTCAACGAAGGAGATCAG GAAAATAATTTGTTGGACAAGAGGACGTTGAGCAGGGTTCTGCGGATCCCAGTTTGCAGATCGTGGTGTGGGCAG GCCGACAAAGGGAAGGGACGGGCTGGCTCATCCACTGGGATGCTGGCTGATCCAAAGAAACAGAAAGCAGGAGAAACCAGTG AGCAGCCGGATCCGGTCCTAGTGTTCACTGAACCCGAAATTATACATATTTTGGATCAAGCGGGTAACGTAGTGATAGGAAGTGGGCGATCTGGTAGGGTGTGGGCAGGACTTATTCCTGATGGTTTCAGAGGTGGATTGTCGGCCCAACAAGTTGCAGTTAAGGAGTATAGTTTCAGAGAGCTTAAAACATTTCACCTATGGGAG ATTGAGAGAGAGCATCTCATGAAATTAAATCATCCAAATATCGTCAGATTGATTGGTTATTTTCATGACAAGCCTCACGACGGACAAGAGAAAAAAGCTTTGGTTCTCGAACACGTTCCCGGAGGAAACTTGAAGGAGCGGATCTTTGGCACTGAAG AAAGACCGGAAGTTGTGCCGATCGAGTGGGACAAAAGAGTCGATATACTTCATGACGTAGCAAAAGCTATGACGTatcttcatgaaaagaatttgatCTATCGTGATCTAAAAGCTGTCAACATAGTGCTCGATCCT GAGATGAATGCGAAATTGGTTGATTTTGGAGCGACAATCGACGGACCTAGGCCCCCAAATACTTTTATCCAGGCCCCAGAAACAATGGGGACACCTGGTTACACAGATCCTtcctatagaaagaaag GTCGTGCCAGCATAGGAATAGATACCTACTCATTTGGTGTTTTGATGCTAGTGGTGCTGTTGGGAAGAAAACCAATCTCCAGGAAGGGCAAAGATCTAGCAGTAAAAATCAATGGCAAGAAGTATAAAAGTAGAGctcttgattttcttctttcaaaGAAATTGCGCCCTTCTCCTTATCAACCAAAGGAGCTACAGAGCCTAATTGCTTTGGCAAGAAGATGTCTGCGGAAAGCATCAAAGAGGCCTAGTGATAATGAGATACTCAAGGAGTTCCAAGACATTCAGGCATTAAGGCCTGCGCGGCATCGCTAA